From the Streptomyces sp. Tu 2975 genome, one window contains:
- a CDS encoding amino acid permease, whose product MSRTTAPAPVDQPADATLTHGLKQRHLSMIALGGVIGAGLFVGSGAGIAAAGPSIVVAYALSGLLVMLVMRMLGEMSAANPASGSFSVHAERAIGPWAGFTAGWAFWFLLCVAVGLEAIGAAGIMTGWFPGTPEWAWVALFMLVFCGTNLAAVKNFGEFEFWFAALKVGAIVLFLGIGVLAIAGVLPGSEAPGTANLTGDGGFMPNGSEGLIVGLLASVFAYGGLETVTIAAAESEHPVQGVAKAVRTAMWRIAVFYIGSMAVIVTLVPWHEKAVAEKGPYVATLDHLGIDGAGQIMNVVVLIALLSAMNANIYGASRMACSLVARRQGPTALGRISGGVPRTAVLVSSVFGFLCVLLSYWRPDDIFMWLLNTIGAIILVVWFFIAVSQLVLRRRTEREDPEKLVVKMWLFPGLTLLALAGMATVFALMLREEETRMQLLGTGVLTLVLAVVGFVLQKRRESRSAVEAGATD is encoded by the coding sequence ATGTCTCGGACCACCGCGCCCGCGCCCGTCGACCAGCCGGCCGACGCCACGCTCACGCACGGCCTCAAACAACGCCACCTGTCGATGATCGCGCTCGGCGGTGTCATCGGCGCGGGGCTCTTCGTGGGATCGGGCGCCGGTATCGCCGCGGCCGGACCGTCGATCGTCGTCGCGTACGCCCTCTCCGGACTGCTGGTCATGCTGGTCATGCGGATGCTGGGCGAGATGTCGGCTGCCAACCCGGCCTCCGGCTCCTTCTCGGTGCACGCGGAGCGGGCCATCGGGCCATGGGCCGGCTTCACCGCCGGCTGGGCGTTCTGGTTCCTGCTGTGCGTGGCCGTGGGCCTGGAGGCCATCGGGGCCGCGGGCATCATGACGGGCTGGTTCCCCGGGACGCCCGAATGGGCCTGGGTGGCGCTGTTCATGCTGGTGTTCTGCGGCACGAACCTGGCGGCGGTGAAGAACTTCGGCGAGTTCGAGTTCTGGTTCGCCGCGCTCAAGGTCGGCGCGATCGTGCTCTTCCTGGGCATCGGCGTCCTCGCGATCGCCGGCGTCCTTCCGGGCAGCGAAGCACCCGGCACCGCCAACCTCACCGGAGACGGCGGCTTCATGCCGAACGGCAGCGAGGGCCTGATCGTCGGCCTCCTCGCCTCCGTCTTCGCCTACGGCGGTCTGGAGACGGTCACCATCGCCGCCGCCGAGTCCGAGCACCCGGTGCAGGGCGTGGCCAAGGCCGTGCGCACCGCGATGTGGCGTATCGCCGTCTTCTACATCGGTTCGATGGCGGTCATCGTCACGCTGGTGCCGTGGCACGAGAAGGCGGTCGCCGAGAAGGGACCGTACGTCGCGACCCTGGACCACCTGGGCATCGACGGCGCGGGCCAGATCATGAACGTGGTCGTGCTGATCGCCCTGCTCTCCGCGATGAACGCCAACATCTACGGCGCCTCCCGGATGGCGTGCTCGCTGGTCGCCCGCCGCCAGGGTCCGACGGCGCTGGGCCGGATCTCCGGCGGAGTGCCGCGGACCGCCGTGCTGGTCTCCTCCGTCTTCGGCTTCCTGTGCGTGCTGCTGTCGTACTGGCGGCCGGACGACATCTTCATGTGGCTGCTCAACACGATCGGCGCGATCATCCTGGTCGTCTGGTTCTTCATCGCCGTCTCGCAGTTGGTGCTGCGCCGGCGCACCGAGCGGGAGGACCCCGAGAAGCTGGTCGTGAAGATGTGGCTGTTCCCCGGCCTCACGCTGCTCGCCCTGGCCGGCATGGCGACCGTGTTCGCGCTGATGCTGCGTGAGGAGGAGACCCGGATGCAGCTGCTCGGCACCGGTGTCCTGACACTGGTCCTCGCCGTCGTCGGATTCGTGCTGCAGAAGAGGCGCGAGTCCCGGTCCGCCGTCGAGGCCGGCGCGACGGACTGA
- a CDS encoding amino acid permease, whose amino-acid sequence MHDAPPTPLAAEAEPLSHGLKQRHLTMLGLGGVIGAGLFVGSGAGIALAGPGIVLSYLIAGALAMLVMRMLGEMSSAMPASGSFSVHAERALGRWAGFSVGWLYWFLLVVVLAAEATAAAAIAHGWAPAVPQWGWVLVFMVVFTAVNLAAVKNFGEFEFWFAALKVGAIVLFLALGTLAIFGLLPDTDPVGLTRLTGEGGFLPGGWSGVISGVLAVVFAFGGLEVVTIAAAETEDPARAVGRAVRSAVVRILFFYVGSMVVIVTVMPWTAQKAGLSPYVSVLDSIGVPSAGRIMEIVVFVALLSALNANLYGASRMVFSLAERGEAPKGLLKLTPGGVPRKAVLASVAFGFVSVLLNLKWPDSVFLYMLNSVGAVLLFVWALIAVSQLRLRRRLEREAPEKLTLRMWGFPWLTWVALAAMAAVLGLMLTDDTARPQVLWSSGATAGVLVVSAVREFRERRRRGARSACADVDVP is encoded by the coding sequence ATGCACGACGCGCCGCCCACGCCCCTGGCCGCAGAGGCCGAACCCCTGAGCCACGGACTCAAGCAGCGTCATCTGACGATGCTCGGCCTCGGCGGGGTGATCGGCGCCGGGCTCTTCGTGGGATCGGGCGCCGGCATCGCCCTGGCCGGCCCCGGCATCGTGCTCTCCTACCTGATCGCGGGCGCACTCGCGATGCTGGTGATGCGGATGCTCGGTGAGATGTCCTCCGCGATGCCCGCCTCCGGTTCGTTCTCGGTGCACGCGGAACGCGCGCTCGGGCGCTGGGCCGGGTTCAGCGTCGGCTGGCTGTACTGGTTCCTGCTGGTGGTGGTGCTCGCCGCGGAGGCGACGGCCGCCGCGGCGATCGCCCACGGCTGGGCACCTGCCGTCCCCCAATGGGGCTGGGTGCTGGTGTTCATGGTGGTCTTCACCGCCGTCAACCTGGCGGCGGTGAAGAACTTCGGCGAGTTCGAGTTCTGGTTCGCCGCGCTCAAGGTCGGCGCGATCGTGCTCTTCCTGGCGCTCGGCACCCTGGCGATCTTCGGACTGCTGCCGGACACGGACCCGGTCGGCCTCACCCGGCTCACCGGCGAGGGCGGCTTCCTGCCGGGCGGCTGGTCCGGCGTGATCTCCGGCGTACTCGCCGTCGTCTTCGCCTTCGGCGGCCTCGAGGTCGTCACCATCGCCGCCGCGGAGACCGAGGACCCCGCCCGCGCGGTGGGCCGCGCCGTACGCAGCGCGGTGGTCCGCATCCTCTTCTTCTATGTGGGCTCGATGGTCGTCATCGTGACCGTCATGCCCTGGACGGCGCAGAAGGCGGGCCTGAGCCCCTACGTCTCGGTTCTCGACTCGATCGGGGTGCCGAGCGCCGGACGGATCATGGAGATCGTCGTCTTCGTGGCGCTGCTGTCCGCGCTCAACGCCAACCTGTACGGCGCCTCCCGGATGGTGTTCTCGCTCGCGGAGCGCGGCGAGGCACCGAAGGGGCTGTTGAAGCTCACTCCGGGCGGCGTGCCGCGCAAGGCGGTGCTGGCCTCCGTCGCGTTCGGCTTCGTGTCCGTGCTGCTGAATCTGAAGTGGCCGGATTCGGTCTTCCTCTACATGCTCAACTCGGTCGGCGCGGTACTGCTGTTCGTCTGGGCGCTGATCGCGGTGTCGCAGTTGCGGCTGCGCCGGCGCCTCGAGCGGGAGGCGCCGGAGAAGCTGACCCTGCGCATGTGGGGCTTCCCGTGGCTCACCTGGGTGGCACTCGCCGCGATGGCGGCCGTGCTGGGCCTGATGCTCACCGATGACACCGCCCGGCCGCAGGTGCTGTGGTCGAGCGGTGCGACCGCCGGTGTACTGGTGGTTTCGGCCGTCCGGGAGTTTCGCGAACGGCGTCGCCGAGGTGCGCGGTCCGCGTGTGCAGATGTTGACGTTCCGTGA